A segment of the Sphingomonas kaistensis genome:
TCTTCCTGTTCTTCCTCGCTTCCGTCCTGCTCGGCGCGCTGTTCCATCTCGCCGCCCTGCTGGCCGGCGTCCTGGTCCTGGTCCTCGTCCTCGTCCTCGCCCTGGTCCTCGCCGGCCTCGTCGTCGCCGCCTTGGTCGGGGTCTTCCTCGGGCTTGTCCTCAGCCGCCGCCAGATCGAGATCCTCGAGCAACTTGCGGGCGAGCGCGGCGAAGGCGTTCTGGTCGTCGAGCGCCAGCGCGAGCGCGTCGAGGTCGCCGCCCGCCTTGTCCTCGATCCAGTCGCGGACGAGGTCGAGCCCGCGCTCCGCCGAGGTTGGCGGCGGCGCTCCGGTCAGACGCTGGCGCGCCAGCAGGCCGAGCGCGGTGGCAAGCGGCACTTCCTCGGCGGTGCGGGCGCGGGTGATCGCGTCGCTGCGGACCCGCGCTTCGGCCAGCTCGGCCAGATTGTCGCGCACACCGGCCATCGCCCGGCTGCCGAGTGCTTCCACCCGGGCGCCTTCCAGCGCGTCGAAAACGGCGCGCGCCTCGAAGTCGGCGGGGGCATTGCTGCCGTGCAGCTTGGCGTCGTGGTGGCGGAGGCGGAGTGCGACCGCGTCGGCCGCGCCGCGGGCTTCGGCGACCAGCTTTGGGGCGAGTCCCGGTCCCGGCGACACCACGCGCGCCACCCGGCCACCCTGCGCCCCGGCCTCGGAGGCGAAGGCGACCTCCACCTCGGGGTCGCGCGCGATCGCCCGCGCAGTGCCGGCCAGCACGCCGCGAAAACGGTCAAGGGGCGTGGTCTCGGCCACTCAGGCCTTTCCGGCGATGCTTTCCGGCAGGTCCTTGCCGAACACCCTCTGGTACATTTCGGCGATCAGCCCGCGCTCGCTTTCGTCGCATTTGTTGAGGAACGACACGCGGAAGGCGAAGCCGACGTCGCCAAAGATCAGCGCATTCTGCGCCCAGCTGATGACGGTGCGCGGGCTCATCACGGTGGAGATGTCGCCGTTGATGAAGGCCGAACGGGTGAGGTCGGCGACCTTGACCATCTGCTCGACGGTCTTGCGCCCGTCGGGCTTGTCATATTCGCCCGACTTGGCGAGCACGATCTGCGCCTCGGTCGCGGCCGGCAGGTAGTTCAGCGTGGTGACGATGTTCCAGCGGTCGAGCTGGCCTTGATTGAGGGCCTGGGTGCCGTGGTAGAGGCCCGTGGTGTCGCCGAGACCGATGGTGTTGGTCGTCGCGAACATCCGAAAATGCGGGTTGGGGCGGATCACCCGGTTCTGGTCGAGCAGGGTCAGCTTGCCCTCCACCTCCAGAACGCGCTGGATCACGAACATCACGTCCGGGCGGCCGGCATCATATTCGTCGAACACCAGCGCGACCGGGTGCTGCAGCGCCCACGGCAGCAGGCCTTCGCGGAATTCGGTGACCTGCTGGCCGTTGCGAAGCACGATCGCGTCGCGGCCGATCAGGTCGATGCGGCTGATGTGCGCGTCGAGGTTGATCCGGATGCACGGCCACTTCAGCCGCGCCGCGACCTGCTCGATATGGGTCGACTTTCCGGTGCCGTGATAGCCCTGGACCATCACCCGGCGGTTGCGGGCGAAGCCGGCGCAGATCGCCAGCGTGGTGTCCGGATCGAACACATAGGCGGGGTCGAGGTCGGGGACCCGTTCGTCGGCTTCGGAGAAGGCCGGAACCTCCATGTCGCTGTCGATCCCGAAGGCGTCGCGCACCTTCAGCATCTTGTCGGGCGCGCTCATCAGAGTCTCGCCGCTGGGCACCTGCAATTCGTTCGACATGTCGGCCATGAAGGGCCCTTAGCTGGCGCTACCCCGGATGTTCAACCTTGGGCGGCAGGGTGAAGAGGGTGAGGAAACGCCTTGCGAGCGCTTCGTCTCCACCGATAGCCAGACCATCGGCCGGGGCGCCACCATAGACTGTCGCGGCGATCCGCTCGGGCGTGCCGGCGATCGTCGCATCGACCGGTCCGGCCGGGCTTCGGGCGACGGTCAGGCCCCGGTCGCGCACCGTGACGACGAAGCTGTCCTCGCCGTTCTGCACCCCGATCCGCGCGTCGAATCCTTTGGCCTTGGCGACGTCGATCATCGTCCGGAAACTGGTCATCAGCGACACCGGGCTGAGCGGCAGCGTCGGGTCGTGCCCCGGACTGCGCGCGGCGAAACGGCCGAGGGTCTGCAGCACCGGCTCGATCTCCAGTCCCCAATCGGTGGCCTGATAGGCATCGCGCGCCGCGGGCGGGGGGAGGCGGATCTTGCGCAGCAGCCCGCGCCCTTCAAGCTCGTCGAGCCGCTGCTTCAGCACATTGGCGCTGATTCCCGGTAGGTCGCGCTTCAAGTCGGAAAATCGCCGCGGCCCAAGCAGCAGTTCTCGCATCACCAACAGCGCCCAGCGATCGCCGACCAGCTCCAGTCCATGCGCCGTCCCGCACGCATCGCCATATCCCCGGCGAGGCTCGCTTGGCCGCTTATCGGTTAGTTTTTCTAACGCCACGGTTGCAAGATAATACTTACGGGAGCATTCTTCAATAATCGCGAGTCGCCGTGAGGAGGGAAACATGGCCCGAATGATCTTCATCATTCTGCCGGTGACCGACGTCGCCAAGGCAACCGCTTTCTACGAAGCGATCGGCCTGAGGAAGAACCCGGCCTTTTCCAATGATGTCGCAAGCTCGATGGTATGGAGCGATGTCATCCACGTCATGCTCCTCTCGCGTGACTTCTTCGCCACTTTCACGCCCAAGGAGATCGCCGATGCGCACCGCACCGCGCAAGTTGCCTTGTGCGTGTCGGAGGATAGCCGCGAGGATGTCGACCGACTGGTCGAGCAGGCCGGCGCGGCCGGGGCCGAGATGGACCCGGGGCCTAAGCAGGAATTGGGTGAAATGATGTACGGCCGCAGCTTCGCCGATCTCGACGGCCACCATTGGGAAGTGATGTGGATGGACCCCGCCGCCGCCGCGCAGGGCGCCCAGGCATTCGAGGCGGCCTGACCGTGGCGAAACCGGTAATCACCGCCTTCGACTGGGTGCCCGACTTCGCCAAGGGTCAGGTCCGCGACTTCCGCGTCCGCTGGGCGCTGGAGGAGGTCGGCCAGCCCTACGAGGTGCGCTACCTGTCGCAGGGCGAGCAGAAGGGGCCCGAGCATCGCGCCCGCCAGCCGTTCGGCCAGGTCCCGACCTATGAGGAGGATGGGCTAACCCTCTTCGAATCGGGTGCCATCGTGCACCACATCGCGTCGAAATGGCCGGGGCTGTTCCCGGACGATATCGCCGGCCGGTCGCTCGTGACCGAGTGGATGTTCGCCGCGCTGAACACGGTCGAGCCGCCGATCAGCGAACTCGCCTATGTCGACATCTTCGAGGCCGACAAGTCGTGGTCGAAGCCGCGCCGCCCGTCGGTCGAGGAGCGCATCGCCACCCGGCTCAAGGAAGTCGCGCGGCGGCTCGGCGACCGGGAATGGCTCGCCGGGCACTTTTCGGCCGGCGACCTGCTGATGGTGTCGGTGCTGCGGATCATCGAGGACGACCCGCTGCTGGCCGCGCATCCGACCCTCGTCGCCTATGTGAAGCGCGGCACCGACCGCCCCGCCTTCCGCCGCGCCATTGACGCGCAGATTGCGGGCTTCACCGGCAGCCCGCCGGCGGGCTTCGCCGAGTGGGAAGCCAAACTCAAGGCCTGTGCGGCCGCCGACTAACCTGCGCTTTCAGGGAGAAAATCTCATGAGCTACATCGACGGATTCGTCCTTCCCCTGCACCCCGACAAGCATGATGCCTACCTGGGAATCGCGCAGAAATTCGCGCGCGAGGCGGCCAAGCTTGGCGGGATTTCGGTCGAAACGCTGGGCGACGGGCTGGAGCCCGGCACCCTCACCAGCTTTCCGCGCTCGGTCCATGCAGCGGAGGGGGAGAATGTCGTCTTCTCCTTCGTCATCTGGCCCGACAAGGCGACCCGCGACGCCGGGTGGGAGAAGATCATGGGCATGCCCGAACTGATGCCCGAGGGTGACCCGCCGTTCGACGGCAAGCGGATGTTCTGGGGCGGCTTCACGCCGCTGGTCGGCCACGAGGCGCTCGACGCGCTGCTGGCGTCGCGCAAGGCGGAGGCCTGAGCAATGGCCTATGTCGACGGGTTCGTCATTCCCGTGAAACTGACCGACAAGCAGGCGTTCATCGACCACGCGCGGCAGATGGACTCGATCATGATGGACGAGGGTGCGCTCAGGATCGTCGAATGCTGGGCCGACGACGTGCCCGAGGGCAAGCAGACCGACTTCTACCGCTCGGTCGACCGGCAGGAGGGCGAGACGGTCTGCTTTTCGTGGATCGAATGGCCCGACAAGGCGACCCGCGACGCCGCCTTCGCTCGCATGGGCCAGAACGAGGAAATGATGAACACGCCGATGCCGTTCGACGGCAAGCGGATGATCTACGGCGGGTTCGATCCCGTGGTGGTGCTGGAGAAGAACCATGGCTGATACCGACGGCGCCTTCATCTGGTACGAGCTGATGACCCCCGACCCCGATGCCGCCAAGGCGTTCTACGACAGGGTGGTCGGCTGGGATATCGAGGCGCAGCCTGCGGGCGAGATGGACTATCGCATGATCCGGCGATCCGACGGCGGCAATGCCGGCGGCGTGCTCCGCCTGAGCGAGGCGATGACGGCCGGCGGCGCGCGCCCGGCCTGGATGGGCTATGTGTCGGTCGCCGACGTCGATGCGGCGGTGGCGGCGTTCGAGGCCGAGGGCGGCCGCGCGCACATGCCCGCCACCGACATGCCCGGCGTCGGCCGGATCGCGATGGTCGCCGACCCGCGCGGCGCAACGCTCTACCTGATGAAGCCGACCCCGCCGCCGGGCCAGCCGGACGCGGTCAGCGACGTCTTCTCGGTCGACCGCCCACAGCATGTCCGCTGGAACGAGCTTGCCACCACCGACGATGCAGGAGCGCTCGACTTCTACGCCCGGCACTTCGGGTGGAAGCATGACGGCGGCATGCCGATGGGCGAGCTTGGCACCTACAATTTCATCGCCCAGGGCGGCAGGATGATCGGTGCGGTGATGCCGCTGATGCCGGGCATGCCGGCCAGCGCCTGGTCATTCTATTTCGGGGTCGACGATATCGACCGCGGCGCCGCCGCCATCCGCGAGGGCGGGGGAACGGTGATCGCCGAGCCGATGCAGATCCCTGGCGGCGAATACAGCCTCTCGGCGGCCGACCCCCAGGGCGCGCATTTCGGCCTGGTCGGCCCGCGCCACGCTTCGGGAGAATAAGGATGGAAAAGCTTACCACCGTGCTGTGGTTCGACCACGGCCAGGCCCGCGAGGCCGCCGAATTCTATGCCGCGACCTTTCCCGACAGCCGCGTCGGCACCGCCGCCAAGGCGCCGTCCGACTATCCCGACGGACAGGCGGGAAGCGAGATCACCGTCGATTTCACCGTGTTCGGCCGCGCCTTTTCGGGGCTGAACGGCGGCCCCAATTTCAAGCCCAATGAATCGGTCAGCTTCATGGTCCTGACCGACGACCAGGCCGAGACCGACCGCTACTGGAATGCCATCGTCGATAATGGCGGGCAGGAAAGCGAATGCGGCTGGTGCAAGGACAAGTGGGGCTTCTCCTGGCAGATCACCCCGCGGATCCTGCTCGATTGCCTCAACGAGGGCGGTGACAAGGCCAAGCGCACGTTCGAGGCGATGATGACGATGAAGAAGATCGACGTCGCCGCGATCCAGCGCGCCGCACAAGGAGTTTCGGCCGATGCGTAAGAT
Coding sequences within it:
- the cobS gene encoding cobaltochelatase subunit CobS; its protein translation is MADMSNELQVPSGETLMSAPDKMLKVRDAFGIDSDMEVPAFSEADERVPDLDPAYVFDPDTTLAICAGFARNRRVMVQGYHGTGKSTHIEQVAARLKWPCIRINLDAHISRIDLIGRDAIVLRNGQQVTEFREGLLPWALQHPVALVFDEYDAGRPDVMFVIQRVLEVEGKLTLLDQNRVIRPNPHFRMFATTNTIGLGDTTGLYHGTQALNQGQLDRWNIVTTLNYLPAATEAQIVLAKSGEYDKPDGRKTVEQMVKVADLTRSAFINGDISTVMSPRTVISWAQNALIFGDVGFAFRVSFLNKCDESERGLIAEMYQRVFGKDLPESIAGKA
- a CDS encoding winged helix-turn-helix transcriptional regulator; this encodes MMKIIRAMFPSSRRLAIIEECSRKYYLATVALEKLTDKRPSEPRRGYGDACGTAHGLELVGDRWALLVMRELLLGPRRFSDLKRDLPGISANVLKQRLDELEGRGLLRKIRLPPPAARDAYQATDWGLEIEPVLQTLGRFAARSPGHDPTLPLSPVSLMTSFRTMIDVAKAKGFDARIGVQNGEDSFVVTVRDRGLTVARSPAGPVDATIAGTPERIAATVYGGAPADGLAIGGDEALARRFLTLFTLPPKVEHPG
- a CDS encoding VOC family protein, with product MIFIILPVTDVAKATAFYEAIGLRKNPAFSNDVASSMVWSDVIHVMLLSRDFFATFTPKEIADAHRTAQVALCVSEDSREDVDRLVEQAGAAGAEMDPGPKQELGEMMYGRSFADLDGHHWEVMWMDPAAAAQGAQAFEAA
- a CDS encoding glutathione S-transferase family protein; this encodes MAKPVITAFDWVPDFAKGQVRDFRVRWALEEVGQPYEVRYLSQGEQKGPEHRARQPFGQVPTYEEDGLTLFESGAIVHHIASKWPGLFPDDIAGRSLVTEWMFAALNTVEPPISELAYVDIFEADKSWSKPRRPSVEERIATRLKEVARRLGDREWLAGHFSAGDLLMVSVLRIIEDDPLLAAHPTLVAYVKRGTDRPAFRRAIDAQIAGFTGSPPAGFAEWEAKLKACAAAD
- a CDS encoding DUF1428 domain-containing protein, whose protein sequence is MSYIDGFVLPLHPDKHDAYLGIAQKFAREAAKLGGISVETLGDGLEPGTLTSFPRSVHAAEGENVVFSFVIWPDKATRDAGWEKIMGMPELMPEGDPPFDGKRMFWGGFTPLVGHEALDALLASRKAEA
- a CDS encoding DUF1428 domain-containing protein, with product MAYVDGFVIPVKLTDKQAFIDHARQMDSIMMDEGALRIVECWADDVPEGKQTDFYRSVDRQEGETVCFSWIEWPDKATRDAAFARMGQNEEMMNTPMPFDGKRMIYGGFDPVVVLEKNHG
- a CDS encoding VOC family protein; translated protein: MADTDGAFIWYELMTPDPDAAKAFYDRVVGWDIEAQPAGEMDYRMIRRSDGGNAGGVLRLSEAMTAGGARPAWMGYVSVADVDAAVAAFEAEGGRAHMPATDMPGVGRIAMVADPRGATLYLMKPTPPPGQPDAVSDVFSVDRPQHVRWNELATTDDAGALDFYARHFGWKHDGGMPMGELGTYNFIAQGGRMIGAVMPLMPGMPASAWSFYFGVDDIDRGAAAIREGGGTVIAEPMQIPGGEYSLSAADPQGAHFGLVGPRHASGE
- a CDS encoding VOC family protein; this encodes MEKLTTVLWFDHGQAREAAEFYAATFPDSRVGTAAKAPSDYPDGQAGSEITVDFTVFGRAFSGLNGGPNFKPNESVSFMVLTDDQAETDRYWNAIVDNGGQESECGWCKDKWGFSWQITPRILLDCLNEGGDKAKRTFEAMMTMKKIDVAAIQRAAQGVSADA